The Larimichthys crocea isolate SSNF chromosome XI, L_crocea_2.0, whole genome shotgun sequence genome has a segment encoding these proteins:
- the LOC104925634 gene encoding terminal nucleotidyltransferase 5A — protein MDESVESAAADSCSDGESINLSVLNWEQVQRLDTILTGSIPIHGRWSFPTLEVKPRDIVKVVRSRMEEKRIHVREVRLNGSAASYVLHEDSGLGWKDLDLIFCAELKGEMEFQIVKDIVLDSLLDFLPEGVNKEKITPMTLKEAYVQKMVKVCNDSDRWSLISLSNNHGKNVELKFVDSLRRQFEFSVDSFQIRLDSLLLFYECSEHPMAATFHPTILGESVYGDFPTALDHLRRRLICTRSPEEIRGGGLLKYCHLLVRGFRAASNSEMKLLQRYMCSRFFIDFPDVNEQRRKLESYLQNHFVDLEDRKYDYLATLYDVVQESTVCLMGHERRQTLSLISSLALRVLAEQNAIPNAANVTCFYQPAPYVSDGNFSNYYVAQVQPVYPCPPSPPQHYLSQPQHPMYATWLPCN, from the exons ATGGACGAGAGTGTTGAGTCTGCCGCGGCTGACAGCTGCTCGGACGGGGAGAGCATCAACCTCAGCGTGCTCAACTGGGAGCAAGTGCAGCGGCTGGACACCATCCTCACCGGCTCCATCCCTATCCACGGCCGGTGGAGCTTCCCCACTTTGGAGGTGAAGCCACGGGATATCGTCAAGGTGGTCCGGAGCCGCATGGAGGAGAAGCGGATACATGTCCGGGAGGTGCGACTGAACGGTTCCGCGGCCAGCTACGTCTTGCATGAGGACAGCGGTCTAGGATGGAAAGATCTGGACTTAATATTCTGCGCCGAGCTGAAAGGAGAGATGGAGTTTCAGATAGTGAAAGATATTGTTCTGGACTCTCTTCTAGACTTCTTGCCCGAGGGAGTGAATAAAGAAAAGATCACACCAATGACCTTAAAG gAGGCCTATGTGCAAAAGATGGTGAAGGTGTGCAATGACTCAGACCGCTGGAGTCTCATTTCCCTCTCCAACAACCATGGGAAGAACGTGGAGCTCAAGTTCGTGGACTCTCTTCGACGGCAGTTTGAGTTCAGCGTGGACTCCTTCCAGATCCGCCTGGACTCACTCCTCCTTTTCTACGAGTGCTCAGAGCATCCAATGGCCGCCACTTTCCACCCCACAATTCTCGGGGAGAGTGTCTACGGGGACTTCCCCACTGCCCTCGATCACCTGCGCAGGCGCCTCATCTGCACGAGGAGCCCCGAGGAAATTCGAGGCGGGGGTTTGCTGAAGtactgccacctgctggtgcGGGGTTTCCGTGCAGCTTCCAACAGCGAGATGAAATTGCTGCAGCGCTACATGTGCTCGCGCTTTTTCATAGACTTTCCCGATGTGAACgagcagaggaggaagctggagtcaTATCTGCAGAACCACTTTGTAGACCTGGAGGACAGGAAATATGACTATCTGGCCACGCTGTACGATGTGGTGCAGGAGAGCACGGTGTGCCTGATGGGCCACGAGAGACGTCAGACACTCagcctcatctcctctctggcACTGCGGGTCTTGGCCGAGCAGAACGCGATCCCCAACGCGGCCAACGTCACCTGCTTCTACCAGCCAGCTCCTTATGTCTCAGATGGCAACTTCAGCAACTATTATGTAGCACAGGTTCAGCCTGTCTACCCCTGTCCTCCCTCGCCTCCTCAGCATTACCTTTCTCAGCCACAACATCCCATGTACGCCACCTGGTTGCCCTGTAATTAA